Proteins from a single region of Kocuria turfanensis:
- a CDS encoding DUF6668 family protein, which translates to MDSPRNPFVAAPEMVEEEDPMEEDPILGSRDSIRGPQNLQQTLAKEPIPEEEETAPVEVTQATLWLVGASGGVGTSTLAGLCSEQVVDAAVQEPEWASRALLVCSTSASSLEAAAQLARASATGQLPYELVGLVIVHDRPKNRITKPTLTFARSVARMFPVAMTVPYEPSWREVGVTPSPSSTRLKTVLRKIEKIAQTGH; encoded by the coding sequence GTGGACAGTCCCCGTAACCCCTTCGTGGCCGCCCCCGAGATGGTGGAGGAGGAGGACCCGATGGAGGAGGACCCGATCCTCGGCTCCCGGGACTCCATCCGCGGCCCGCAGAACCTCCAGCAGACCTTGGCTAAGGAACCGATCCCCGAAGAGGAGGAAACCGCCCCGGTGGAGGTCACCCAGGCCACGCTATGGCTCGTCGGGGCCTCCGGCGGGGTGGGCACCTCCACCCTGGCCGGCCTGTGCTCGGAGCAGGTCGTGGACGCGGCGGTGCAGGAACCGGAATGGGCGTCACGGGCGCTGCTGGTGTGCTCCACCAGCGCCTCCTCCTTGGAGGCGGCCGCCCAGCTGGCCCGGGCCTCGGCCACCGGACAGCTGCCCTATGAGCTGGTCGGCCTGGTCATCGTCCACGACCGGCCCAAGAACCGGATCACCAAACCCACCCTGACCTTCGCCCGGAGTGTGGCACGCATGTTCCCGGTGGCCATGACCGTCCCCTATGAACCGTCGTGGCGCGAGGTCGGCGTCACCCCCTCCCCTTCCAGCACACGGCTGAAAACCGTGCTGCGGAAGATCGAAAAAATCGCCCAGACCGGGCACTGA
- a CDS encoding SCO6880 family protein yields the protein MSSNQVIVRQYGNIAEDKTAGLLGFSMASTVVLGVGSVLVFLFIMASQIWVAAGIAVAAFIVATVLGSKDRNGRSKPERWIARGMFSRAEKKNRTTYKAGPTSQIPDGSFRAPGVLAATEPVSFTDLFGHRGVMLWHPKLKTGTVFVIANSSGLGLLDQDRVDRMVGTWAAFQRDAGSNTELVQVSVTTQSTTDPGERLPDAVAVGRAQAGSQSVPAFARATMDEVVANLNQDVPKLEQWIALTFSGKANEGEGVPERTAEELATDVSSLLSGFLEQLEQAGAGSVSLMQEHDLTDQTYVAYNPLAAAAVEKARLSEAGTGLRWEEVGPSAARVVGYPGRYEHGGVVSKSWQMWRPPAGTFRENALVALLAPNAEMLQKRVTVFYRPQSPDKSAIQVQQSLTNAQFAANQKNRRPTSSQIIALEKARKAEREQAEGASLVRFSIVVTATVERPEQLPRVAATLRRNASQGVQLGLRECDYNDDAAFAFNLGLGVVPDAVATIPADVRKAL from the coding sequence GTGAGTAGCAACCAGGTAATCGTGCGGCAGTACGGCAACATCGCGGAGGACAAGACGGCCGGGCTGCTGGGGTTCTCGATGGCCTCCACCGTGGTCCTCGGTGTCGGGTCGGTGCTGGTGTTCTTGTTCATCATGGCCTCCCAGATCTGGGTCGCGGCCGGCATCGCGGTGGCCGCGTTCATCGTGGCCACCGTGCTCGGGTCCAAGGACCGCAACGGCCGATCCAAGCCCGAACGCTGGATCGCCCGGGGCATGTTCTCCCGGGCCGAGAAGAAGAATCGCACCACGTACAAGGCCGGTCCGACCTCACAGATCCCGGATGGCTCCTTTCGCGCCCCGGGCGTGCTGGCCGCCACCGAGCCGGTGTCCTTCACGGACCTGTTCGGCCACCGAGGGGTGATGCTGTGGCACCCGAAGTTGAAGACCGGCACGGTGTTCGTCATCGCCAACTCCTCCGGGCTGGGCCTGTTGGATCAGGACCGGGTGGACCGGATGGTGGGCACCTGGGCCGCCTTCCAGCGCGACGCCGGTTCCAACACGGAGCTGGTGCAGGTCTCGGTCACCACCCAGTCCACCACCGACCCCGGAGAGCGGCTGCCCGATGCGGTGGCCGTGGGCCGGGCCCAGGCCGGGTCCCAATCGGTGCCGGCCTTCGCCCGGGCCACGATGGACGAAGTGGTGGCCAACCTCAACCAGGACGTGCCCAAGCTGGAGCAGTGGATCGCGCTCACATTCAGCGGCAAGGCCAACGAGGGCGAGGGCGTACCCGAGCGCACCGCCGAGGAGCTGGCCACAGACGTCTCCTCGCTGCTCAGTGGGTTCCTGGAGCAGCTGGAGCAGGCCGGGGCCGGGTCGGTCTCCCTGATGCAAGAACACGACCTGACCGACCAGACCTATGTGGCCTATAACCCGTTGGCGGCGGCCGCGGTGGAGAAGGCCCGGCTATCCGAGGCCGGCACCGGGCTGCGCTGGGAGGAAGTAGGACCCTCGGCGGCCCGGGTGGTGGGTTACCCGGGCCGGTACGAGCACGGTGGGGTGGTGTCGAAGTCCTGGCAGATGTGGCGGCCCCCCGCTGGCACGTTCCGGGAGAACGCGCTGGTGGCCCTGCTTGCACCGAATGCGGAGATGTTGCAGAAGCGGGTGACGGTGTTCTACCGGCCGCAGTCCCCGGACAAGTCGGCTATTCAGGTGCAGCAGTCCCTCACCAATGCGCAGTTCGCGGCGAACCAGAAGAACCGCCGCCCCACCAGCTCCCAGATCATCGCCCTGGAGAAGGCCCGGAAGGCCGAACGTGAGCAGGCCGAAGGGGCGTCGCTGGTGCGGTTCTCGATCGTCGTGACCGCCACCGTGGAGCGGCCCGAGCAGTTGCCGAGGGTGGCGGCCACGCTGCGGCGCAACGCCTCCCAGGGGGTGCAGCTGGGCCTGCGGGAATGCGACTACAACGACGATGCCGCGTTCGCGTTCAACCTCGGTCTGGGCGTGGTGCCCGATGCCGTGGCCACCATTCCAGCTGATGTGCGAAAGGCGCTGTGA